In Centroberyx gerrardi isolate f3 chromosome 20, fCenGer3.hap1.cur.20231027, whole genome shotgun sequence, a genomic segment contains:
- the psme3 gene encoding proteasome activator complex subunit 3, giving the protein MSSLLKVDNEIKTKVDAFRERITGEAEDLVANFFPKKLLELDHFLKDPIINISELKEIHSEINLTVPDPILLSNLHDGLEAQNAKKRKLEDGGGDDKVTGTKVFVMPGGMMKSNAKLVDLIEKVKPEIRTLIEKCNTVKMWVQLLIPRIEDGNNFGVSIQEETVAELRTVEGEAASYLDQISRYYITRAKLVSKIAKYPHVEDYRRTVTEIDEKEYISLKIIVSELRNQYVTLHDMILKNIEKIKRPRSSNTDALY; this is encoded by the exons ATGTCTTCACTCCTCAAGGTGGACAATGAAATCAAAACCAAG GTTGATGCTTTCAGGGAACGGATCACTGGAGAA GCAGAGGACCTAGTTGCAAATTTTTTCCCAAAGAAGTTATTGGAACTAGATCACTTCCTTAAG GATCCTATCATAAATATCAGTGAACTGAAGGAGATACACTCTGAGATAAACCTGACGGTACCAGACCCTATTTTGCTCTCAAACCTGCATGACGGACTAGAAGCG caaaatgccaaaaagaGAAAGCTTGAGGATGGAGGTGGGGATGACAAGG TGACTGGCACCAAGGTCTTCGTCATGCCTGGTGGGATGATGAAGAGCAACGCTAAGCTTGTTGATCTAATCGAAAAGGTCAAACCAGAGATCAGGACGCTCATAGAGAAATGTAACACA GTCAAAATGTGGGTCCAGCTGCTTATCCCCAGGATAGAGGACGGCAACAACTTCGGAGTGTCGATCCAGGAGGAGACAGTAGCTGAACTCAGGACAGTTGAGGGGGAGGCGGCTTCTTACCTCGACCAGATATCAAG ATACTACATCACAAGGGCAAAGCTGGTGTCTAAAATAGCAAAATACCCTCATGTG GAGGACTATCGGCGTACCGTAACCGAGATCGATGAGAAGGAATACATCAGTCTGAAGATCATAGTTTCTGAGCTCAGAAATCAATAC GTAACGTTACATGACATGATCCTGAAGAACATTGAAAAGATCAAGAGGCCTCGAAGCAGTAATACTGACGCGTTGTACTGA
- the g6pc1a.1 gene encoding glucose-6-phosphatase a, catalytic subunit, tandem duplicate 1 has translation MDLLHSWGVELAVHLQTKYSRYEDWFSLASTVADLHTTFFFFFPIWFHVRRDTGLRLIWVAVIGDWLNLVLKWVLFGERPYWWVHETRFYRTGPVPSLQQFPITCETGPGSPSGHAMGAAGVWYVMVTALLSMAKEKRCPPLLYRFLQTGLWPLMVLVELLVCMSRVYMAAHFPHQVIAGAITGIIVAEVVSKVQWIYSASMKKYFYTTLFLTSFAVGFYLLLKAVGVDLLWTMEKAQMWCVRAEWVHLDSTPFASLLRNMGSLFGLGLGLGLGLHSPLYTETKKSRGAAFKMGCIIVSLFLLQLLDGLTFSSENLTVFYCLSFGKNAVALLIPTALVPGALCWICLGKTGDKNL, from the exons ATGGATCTTCTCCACAGCTGGGGGGTTGAGCTGGCAGTCCATCTGCAGACCAAGTACAGCAGGTATGAGGACTGGTTTAGCCTGGCGTCCACAGTGGCCGATCTGCACAccacattcttcttcttcttccccatcTGGTTCCACGTGCGGCGGGACACGGGGCTCAGGCTCATCTGGGTGGCGGTCATCGGAGACTGGCTCAACTTGGTTCTGAAATG GGTTCTTTTTGGGGAGAGACCATATTGGTGGGTTCATGAGACCCGGTTCTACAGAACAGGACCAGTCCCGTCTCTGCAGCAGTTCCCCATCACATGTGAGACTGGACCAG GAAGCCCTTCAGGTCATGCAATGGGTGCTGCTGGGGTGTGGTATGTGATGGTAACAGCTCTGCTCTCTATGGCAAAAGAGAAACGGTGCCCCCCTTTGCTATACAG ATTCTTGCAGACAGGCCTGTGGCCGCTGATGGTCCTGGTTGAGCTGTTGGTCTGCATGTCCAGGGTCTACATGGCTGCACACTTCCCACATCAGGTCATTGCTGGAGCCATCACAG GTATAATAGTGGCTGAGGTTGTCTCCAAGGTGCAGTGGATCTACAGCGCCAGCATGAAGAAGTACTTCTACACCACCCTCTTCCTGACCTCCTTCGCTGTCGGCTTCTACCTGCTGCTGAAGGCTGTGGGTGTGGACCTGCTGTGGACTATGGAGAAAGCCCAGATGTGGTGCGTGAGGGCCGAGTGGGTCCACCTGGACTCCACGCCCTTCGCCAGCCTGCTGCGTAACATGGGCAGCCTGTTcggcctgggcctgggcctgggcctgggcctgcaCTCGCCCCTCTACACCGAGACCAAGAAGAGCAGAGGTGCCGCTTTCAAGATGGGATGTATTATTGTCTCCTTATTCCTACTTCAGCTGTTGGACGGGTTGACGTTTTCTTCTGAAAACCTCACGGTTTTCTATTGCCTGTCTTTCGGTAAGAATGCAGTTGCACTTTTAATCCCAACCGCTTTGGTGCCCGGGGCTCTCTGCTGGATCTGCCTGGGCAAGACAGGAGACAAGAACTTGTGA
- the g6pc1a.2 gene encoding glucose-6-phosphatase catalytic subunit 1, whose protein sequence is MLDSIMDAVQGFGVSTTHYLQTNYEDAQGLFLWVSWAADLRNTFFIFFPLWFHLRASVGIKLIWVAVIGDWLNLVFKWILFGERPYWWVHEAAYYANTVAPHIEQYPMTCETGPGSPSGHAMGAAGVYYTLVTSILAIVTSKKKHGNKKSTNKGWYLKAILWTLFWGVQVCVCLSRVFIAAHFPHQVIAGVITGMIVAEAFNRIQWIYSASMKKYFYTTLFLTSFAVGFYLLLKAVGVDLLWTMEKAQKWCVRAEWVHLDSTPFASLLRNMGTLFGLGLGLHSPLYTETKKSSSTLVKVGCVISSLLLLHLFDSFKPPTHTAALFYLLSFCKSATVPLATVSIIPYCVNSALSLQSKKSL, encoded by the exons ATGCTTGACTCCATAATGGATGCCGTGCAGGGCTTTGGGGTGAGCACCACCCACTACCTGCAGACCAACTATGAGGACGCCCAGGGCCTGTTCCTCTGGGTCTCCTGGGCGGCAGACCTCAGGAACaccttcttcatcttcttcccGCTTTGGTTTCACCTGCGGGCATCGGTGGGCATTAAGCTCATCTGGGTGGCTGTGATCGGAGACTGGCTGAACTTGGTATTCAAATG GATTCTGTTTGGGGAGAGGCCTTACTGGTGGGTCCATGAGGCGGCTTACTATGCCAACACTGTTGCTCCTCACATTGAACAGTACCCCATGACCTGTGAGACTGGGCCAG GCAGCCCCTCTGGCCACGCTATGGGAGCTGCTGGTGTCTACTACACACTGGTGACCTCAATCCTGGCTATTGTGACCAGCAAGAAGAAGCACGGAAACAAAAAATCCACCAACAAGGGCTG GTACCTGAAGGCCATTCTGTGGACACTGTTCTGGGGAgtccaggtgtgtgtctgtctctccagggTCTTCATCGCCGCTCACTTTCCCCACCAGGTCATCGCTGGTGTTATCACAG GTATGATCGTGGCCGAGGCCTTCAACAGGATTCAGTGGATCTACAGCGCCAGCATGAAGAAGTACTTCTACACCACCCTCTTCCTGACCTCCTTCGCTGTCGGCTTCTACCTGCTGCTGAAGGCTGTGGGTGTGGACCTGCTGTGGACTATGGAAAAAGCCCAGAAGTGGTGCGTGAGGGCCGAGTGGGTCCACCTGGACTCCACGCCCTTCGCCAGCCTGCTGCGTAACATGGGCACCCTGTTtggcctgggcctgggcctgcaCTCGCCCCTCTACACCGAGACCAAGAAGAGCAGCAGCACCTTGGTCAAGGTGGGCTGCGTCATCAGCTCTCTGCTCCTGCTGCACCTGTTTGACTCCTTCAAGCCCCCCACGCACACCGCAGCCCTTTTCTACCTGCTGTCCTTCTGTAAGAGTGCCACCGTGCCGCTGGCCACCGTCAGCATCATCCCATACTGCGTCAACAGCGCTCTGAGCCTACAGAGCAAGAAGAGCTTGTGA